From the Psychrilyobacter piezotolerans genome, the window AAAAAAAAACTATTGACAGTGGGAATAAAAAGTTATATAAACTTAGTAAGAAATAATTTTTTATAGAAAAAAGTGAAAAAAATAACTTTTTGTAACAAAAGGGGGGCATAAATTGAATTTTGGATTGAATGAAGAATACAGAATATTAGAAAAGATGATCAGTGAATTCACAGAGAAAGAAGTTAAACCTATAGCTGGGGAGATCGATGAAGAGGAAAGATTTCCTGTAGAAACAGTGAAAAAAATGGCTAAATTAGGACTTTTTGGTATTCCTATAGCTAAGGAATACGGAGGGGAAGGCGGGGACAACCTCATGTATTCTATGGTAGTAGAGGAACTTTCCAAAGCTTGCGGAACTACAGGAGTAATTATATCTGCACACACTTCACTTGGAATGGCTCCTATCTATGAGTTTGGTACAGAGGAGCAAAAACAAAGATATTTACCTAAGATGTGCAGCGGTGAATGGATTGGTGCATTCGGGTTAACTGAACCTAATGCGGGAACCGACGCTGCTGGTCAGCAAACTACAGCTTATTTAGATGAAGAAACCAATGAGTGGGTACTCAACGGTTCCAAGATATTTATAACCAATGCCGGGTATGCACATGTATATGTTATTTTTGCTATGACCGATAAATCTAAGGGATTGAAGGGGATCACGGCATTTATTGTAGAAGCAGACAGGAAGGGATTCAGTGTTGGAAAGAAAGAAAAAAAATTAGGGATAAAGGCATCGGCTACATGCGAACTTATATTTGAAGATTGCAGAATTCCTAAAGAAAATCTGTTAGGAGCTGTTGGAAAAGGGTTTAAAATAGCTATGATGACCCTTGATGGAGGGCGTATTGGTATAGCTTCTCAAGCTCTTGGAATTGCCCAAGGTGCATTGGATGAAACTGTGAAATATGTAAAAGAGAGAGCTCAATTCGGAAGAACAATTTCTAAATTCCAAAACACCCAATTCCAGCTGGCTGATATGGATACAAAAGTAGAGGCTTCCAGATTATTAGTTAGAAAAGCTGCTACAAAGAAAGATAAGAAAGAAAAATATTCTGTAGAAGCTGCCATGGCAAAATTATTTGCCTCGGAAACAGCTATGGAGGTAACTACAAAAGCTGTCCAACTCCATGGAGGATATGGTTATACTAGAGACTATCCTGTAGAAAGAATGATGAGGGATGCCAAGATAACTGAGATATATGAGGGAACTTCTGAAGTTCAAAAAATGGTAATAGCAGGAAGTTTACTAAAATAACAAAGAAAATTTAACCACGAATTACACGAATCGACGTAAAAACTCAGTGGTCACAGAGATAGAGAATAAAAAGAGATATACCGAAAAATACTCTGTGAACCTCTGTGTTCAAAAATGTTTTGAATTTAATTATAAATTCTTAATTATCAATTGTTAATTCGGCTAAAAGCCGTTATGGGGGATTTTATGAATATAGTAGTTTGTATAAAACAGGTACCAGATACCACAGAAATCAGATTAGATCCAATCACAGGAACATTGATCAGAGACGGAGTTCCTAGTATTATCAATCCAGATGATAAGGCTGGCTTAGAGGAAGCTTTAAAATTAAAAGATCTTCATGGAGCACATATCACGGCAATTACAATGGGACCTCCTCAGGCAGAGCAAGTTCTAAAAGAAGCTTTTGCAATGGGTGTGGACAGAGGAATATTATTAACAGATAGAAAATTTGCAGGGGCAGATTCACTGGCGACTTCAAATGCCTTAGCAGGTGCATTAAGAAAATTAGATTTTGATGTAGTAATCACAGGAAGACAGGCCATCGACGGAGATACAGCACAAGTTGGTCCCCAGTTAGCGGAACACCTTGGTTTACCTCAAATGTCATATGTAAAAGAGATGAGTATCGCAGGAGAAAATCTAATCAGAGTAAAAAGAGGAGTAGAGGATGGTTACCAAGTATTAGAGGCAGAAACTCCTTGTGTACTTACTATACTATCTGAAGCAAATAACCCAAGATATATGTCGGTATCTAAAATAATAGAGGCTGTGAGAGAGAAAGAAATAGAAGTTTGGAATACCAGTATGATCGATATCGATCTAGAAGTTCTTGGGCTTGCCGGTTCTCCTACAAAGGTAAAAAAATCATTTACCAAGGGTGCTAAAACAGCAGGTAAAATTCATGAAGTTACACCACTGGAAGCTGTTACAATAATTGTGGATAAATTAAAAGAAAATTTCATTATATAGGTAGGGGGAGCTATGAATTTAAACGAATATAAAGGCGTATATGTATTTATAGAACAAAAATCTAGGGAAATTCAAAATGTTTCCCTGGAACTATTAGGCAGAGGTAGAGGGCTTGCTGATACCTTGAAAGAGGAACTGGTAGCAGTATTTTTAGGATATGGGATTAAAGATCAATGTCAAGATCTTATTTCACACGGAGCAGACAGGGTAATCTATGTAGATGATTCTAGACTAGATAAATATCTGACTGAACCTTATGCCCAGGCACTTGATACTATCTCAAAATTTGAAAAACCAAATATAATTTTAATCGGTGCCACTTCTACAGGAAGGGATCTGGCTCCTAGAGTATCTGCAAGGTTATCTACAGGACTTACAGCAGACTGTACATCTCTTGAAATTTCTGAAGAGAGGGAACTGCTTATGACACGTCCTGCCTTTGGCGGAAATTTGATGGCTACCATAGTCTGCCCGGATCACAGACCACAGATGTCCAGTGTTAGACCTGGAGTAATGCAAAAATTAGCAGTGGACACTGCCAGAACCGGTGAAATCGTAGAATTTGGTGTGAATTTTGATGACAGCAAGTTCAAAGTTAGATTAATTGAAGAAGTAAAGGAAGCTAAGCAAATGGTTAAGATAGAGGATGCTCATATTTTAGTTTCAGGTGGTCGTGGAGTTGGAACAGCTGAAAACTTTAAAAATCTAGAAAAATTAGCTGATAATATCGGGGCTACAGTTTCTACTTCTCGTGCCATGGTAGATGCCGGAGTTATGAGTCATGACAGACAGGTGGGACAAACAGGAAAGACTGTTAGACCGGATATCTACTTTGCCTTGGGAATCTCTGGAGCTATCCAGCATATTGCCGGGATGGAGGAATCTGAATATATTATAGCTATAAATAAAGACAAGGGAGCCCCTATATTCAATACGGCAGATCTTGGTATCGTGGGAGATGTCAATAAGATCTTACCACTTTTAAACAATGAAATCAGTAAATTAACTGAAAAAAAAGCATAGTCAAATACTGAAAGAGAGAGAAAAGACCATGGACAAAATTAATTGTTTATGGTCTTTTCTTTCGTGTTATAATAGAGAGAATAAATCGGTGTTCAGTGGTGAACAAAATAACACTGCTATTGGAGGAAGTATGAAAATAAAGACTAAACAGAAAATTATAGATTCAGCCATTGATCTTTTTTCAAGAGATTCATATGGAAAAGTTTCAATAGCTCAAATCTGTAAAAATGCAAAAATTTCAAACGGTATAATTTATAACTATTTCAGAAATAAGGAGGAGTTATTTACATATCTTTTGGAGGAAACCAGCAACAGGATCGAGGAGCAGTTTAAAAATATAGAGGGGGATGATCTCCGATCCAGGATGGAAAATTTTATCCTTCTAAATTTCGATATAACTGTGAAGGAATTTCCCCTTATCAGAGTCTACCGGGAGGGACAGTATAAATTTATCGAATATGAACAGAAACTCAGAAAAGTTTATCTGGAAGCATTGAAAGTTGTGTATGGAAGGGAATTAAAGGAATTAGAATATCTCTTTATAATGTCAGGAATAAGGTATATCAATGTTAATTTTGTAAAAAGAGGCCTTGAGATAGATGAAAAGTTTTTAGCACACATCCTCCTCCATGGATTTTTTAATAGAAGTGATTTAGAAGTCGAAACTTTTGAAGATATGGATTTTTATTTGAGGGTTTTATTTAATAGCAGCAATAAGAAACATAAACTTTTAGAGGTAGGGGAAAAACTTTTTGGCGAGACAAATTATTACAAGGTTACCATAAATGATATTGCCGGAGAAGCTCAGATAGGTGTAGGCAGTTTTTATCATTTTTACGAAAATAAAGAAATTTTTCTACGGGAAATCGTGGAAAATTTAAAAAGGACAACCCTTTGTTTCCTTAAAGATAATGTTCAAAAGGGTTTCTCTCAAAATGAAACTCATATACTTTTCCTCTATCTGTTATTGGAATTTTATGGGAAATCGCCTCATAAATATGAACTTTTGAGAAGATCGGAATTTATAGCTGAAGATATGGTTATAGATTATAATAATTCCCTGGATGAGCTGTATATAAAAACCATGGAAGATCTTCCCTATAAATTTGAAGAAAAAAGAATAATATCATCGGTCCTACTAGGAGTAGCTCATTATATGGGTATTGAATTCTTCTTTACAAATAATATTAAAGATAAGGGCGAATTTTTAAAAGAGATGAAAAATTATTTTGCAGATGGACTGAATAAATAGTGAATAACTTAACTGTTAATCATATAAATTAAAAGAAATGAAATTTGGTCACTGAGTTACACAGAGAAAATATAGAGTTGCACAGAGAAAAAAGAAAAAGAGATTCACCGAACCCTCTCTTTTGTTCTCCCCCTTTAATAAAGGGGGAGATGTCCAAAGGACAGTAGGGGTTCTTTATGATGAATAAATTTTAAGATAAGGAGAACAAAAGAATGAAATTAATAGCAGGACTGGGTAATCCAGGAAACAGGTATGATAAGACAAGGCATAATATAGGATTTGATGTAATCGACTATTTAGCGGAAGAATTAGGAGTGACTAATTTCAGAGATAAATTCAACGCTGATTTTGGAGAAGCTGTTGTGGATGGAGAGAAGGTGTTTTTACTGAAACCTATGACATTTATGAATCTCAGCG encodes:
- a CDS encoding acyl-CoA dehydrogenase, producing MNFGLNEEYRILEKMISEFTEKEVKPIAGEIDEEERFPVETVKKMAKLGLFGIPIAKEYGGEGGDNLMYSMVVEELSKACGTTGVIISAHTSLGMAPIYEFGTEEQKQRYLPKMCSGEWIGAFGLTEPNAGTDAAGQQTTAYLDEETNEWVLNGSKIFITNAGYAHVYVIFAMTDKSKGLKGITAFIVEADRKGFSVGKKEKKLGIKASATCELIFEDCRIPKENLLGAVGKGFKIAMMTLDGGRIGIASQALGIAQGALDETVKYVKERAQFGRTISKFQNTQFQLADMDTKVEASRLLVRKAATKKDKKEKYSVEAAMAKLFASETAMEVTTKAVQLHGGYGYTRDYPVERMMRDAKITEIYEGTSEVQKMVIAGSLLK
- a CDS encoding electron transfer flavoprotein subunit alpha/FixB family protein yields the protein MNLNEYKGVYVFIEQKSREIQNVSLELLGRGRGLADTLKEELVAVFLGYGIKDQCQDLISHGADRVIYVDDSRLDKYLTEPYAQALDTISKFEKPNIILIGATSTGRDLAPRVSARLSTGLTADCTSLEISEERELLMTRPAFGGNLMATIVCPDHRPQMSSVRPGVMQKLAVDTARTGEIVEFGVNFDDSKFKVRLIEEVKEAKQMVKIEDAHILVSGGRGVGTAENFKNLEKLADNIGATVSTSRAMVDAGVMSHDRQVGQTGKTVRPDIYFALGISGAIQHIAGMEESEYIIAINKDKGAPIFNTADLGIVGDVNKILPLLNNEISKLTEKKA
- a CDS encoding TetR/AcrR family transcriptional regulator; the protein is MKIKTKQKIIDSAIDLFSRDSYGKVSIAQICKNAKISNGIIYNYFRNKEELFTYLLEETSNRIEEQFKNIEGDDLRSRMENFILLNFDITVKEFPLIRVYREGQYKFIEYEQKLRKVYLEALKVVYGRELKELEYLFIMSGIRYINVNFVKRGLEIDEKFLAHILLHGFFNRSDLEVETFEDMDFYLRVLFNSSNKKHKLLEVGEKLFGETNYYKVTINDIAGEAQIGVGSFYHFYENKEIFLREIVENLKRTTLCFLKDNVQKGFSQNETHILFLYLLLEFYGKSPHKYELLRRSEFIAEDMVIDYNNSLDELYIKTMEDLPYKFEEKRIISSVLLGVAHYMGIEFFFTNNIKDKGEFLKEMKNYFADGLNK
- a CDS encoding electron transfer flavoprotein subunit beta/FixA family protein, which gives rise to MNIVVCIKQVPDTTEIRLDPITGTLIRDGVPSIINPDDKAGLEEALKLKDLHGAHITAITMGPPQAEQVLKEAFAMGVDRGILLTDRKFAGADSLATSNALAGALRKLDFDVVITGRQAIDGDTAQVGPQLAEHLGLPQMSYVKEMSIAGENLIRVKRGVEDGYQVLEAETPCVLTILSEANNPRYMSVSKIIEAVREKEIEVWNTSMIDIDLEVLGLAGSPTKVKKSFTKGAKTAGKIHEVTPLEAVTIIVDKLKENFII